One segment of Formicincola oecophyllae DNA contains the following:
- a CDS encoding efflux RND transporter periplasmic adaptor subunit, with amino-acid sequence MNWLARLVGPVLTGLVVCIAVGLSYVVWDVYVLDPWTRDGRVRAYVVVAAPEVEGTVISVPVVDNQFVHKGDPLFSIDTLRFRLAVDEARARVAGTTDEYELAVANAHRRRGLHGVVSREDVDIYDSEVVGKRAAMDAAKAALDTALLNLQRSTIYAPVDGYVTNLQLRVGDYAKIGEGRISVIDAASFWMNAYFEETKLHGVHIGDKARIKLMGYREVLQGHVVSIGRGINDQNGVWDRLGLPDVDPIFTWVRLAQRIPVRVEFDEVPPYIILAAGETASVAVGPVRRGANGILTTWLQNHL; translated from the coding sequence GTGAACTGGCTTGCCCGCCTTGTCGGCCCTGTCCTGACCGGTTTGGTCGTGTGCATCGCTGTCGGCCTTTCTTATGTCGTGTGGGACGTCTACGTCCTTGATCCCTGGACCCGTGATGGGCGCGTGCGCGCTTATGTGGTGGTGGCTGCGCCGGAAGTGGAGGGCACGGTCATCTCAGTTCCGGTGGTGGACAATCAGTTCGTCCACAAGGGCGACCCGCTATTCTCTATCGACACGCTGCGTTTCCGCCTGGCTGTAGACGAAGCCCGCGCCCGTGTCGCTGGCACCACGGACGAGTATGAGCTGGCCGTTGCCAACGCGCACCGCCGCCGTGGCCTTCACGGTGTCGTCTCGCGCGAGGATGTGGACATCTACGATTCGGAAGTGGTGGGCAAGCGCGCTGCCATGGACGCCGCCAAGGCAGCCTTGGACACGGCCCTCCTCAATCTGCAGCGTTCCACCATCTACGCCCCTGTGGATGGCTACGTCACTAACCTGCAGCTGCGCGTTGGCGATTACGCCAAAATCGGCGAAGGGCGCATTTCTGTCATTGACGCTGCAAGCTTCTGGATGAACGCTTATTTTGAGGAAACCAAGCTGCACGGCGTTCACATCGGTGACAAAGCGCGCATCAAGCTAATGGGCTACCGGGAGGTCCTTCAGGGCCATGTGGTTAGCATTGGCCGTGGCATCAACGACCAGAACGGCGTATGGGACCGGCTGGGGCTGCCTGACGTTGACCCCATCTTCACCTGGGTGCGCTTGGCGCAGCGCATTCCCGTGCGTGTGGAATTTGATGAAGTCCCCCCCTACATCATCCTGGCTGCTGGCGAAACAGCCAGTGTCGCTGTGGGGCCTGTGCGCAGGGGCGCCAACGGCATCCTGACCACCTGGCTGCAGAACCATTTGTGA
- a CDS encoding efflux transporter outer membrane subunit translates to MKRFLSAMVGCCVLLASCKVGPDYKPEKMPISRQFASAKYQDPTKEQLDATARELKTWWARFNDPVLNALIARAVAGNYDLQAATQHIMAAQAYKMQVQAQWYPHLSVNAGGGNTRYSTAIDNWPLRPFHRDGPGRYNTEHTGPGKYADAAIMTWGATGGWILDIFGQIAREVESQQHMVQATIAQRRAVLLGILSGVASDYIALRTIQERLGVVENSIRTAHQSTDMAQRMFANGVGNSLSVSQALAEEHSERARLPVLLAQQQHMIHAIAILMGEMPGTLEPALERRQKMPHQPAFPAALPSTVLENRPDIQEAQQVYAASMARIGMAVADLYPHFSVPITFDPNASAFSEMFTLYGMAWNFLLMASVPVLDGGRITSEILQARAAAEGSRLGYRQTVLDAFGQVEDTMTDWQQDNVQVQERLAAANQATLARDQAQELYAAGLTPFLDVLNTQQNALSAQESAVITRGARLHDAVALYVAMGEGWQGYRGQTELPIQRNGGPSIIERAFMR, encoded by the coding sequence ATGAAACGCTTTCTCTCAGCCATGGTTGGCTGCTGCGTCCTGTTGGCGTCTTGCAAGGTTGGGCCTGACTACAAGCCCGAGAAAATGCCGATTTCGCGGCAGTTCGCCAGCGCCAAGTACCAAGACCCCACTAAGGAACAGTTGGACGCCACTGCGCGTGAGCTGAAGACTTGGTGGGCGCGCTTCAACGACCCCGTTCTCAATGCATTGATCGCGCGCGCTGTGGCGGGCAATTACGACTTGCAGGCAGCCACCCAGCACATCATGGCTGCGCAGGCCTATAAAATGCAGGTACAGGCGCAATGGTACCCGCACCTCAGCGTAAATGCGGGCGGGGGCAACACGCGTTACTCAACCGCCATCGACAATTGGCCGTTGCGCCCTTTCCACCGTGACGGGCCAGGGCGCTACAACACGGAGCACACGGGCCCAGGCAAATACGCTGACGCCGCCATTATGACCTGGGGCGCCACGGGTGGCTGGATTCTGGACATTTTTGGCCAGATCGCCCGTGAGGTCGAATCACAGCAGCACATGGTGCAGGCCACCATCGCCCAGCGCAGGGCTGTTTTGCTGGGCATCCTCAGCGGTGTGGCCAGTGACTATATCGCTTTGCGCACCATCCAGGAACGCCTTGGCGTGGTGGAGAACTCCATCCGCACAGCCCACCAATCCACCGACATGGCCCAGCGCATGTTCGCCAATGGCGTTGGCAACTCGCTTTCCGTTTCACAGGCCTTGGCGGAGGAGCACTCAGAGCGGGCGCGCCTGCCGGTGCTTCTGGCCCAACAGCAGCACATGATCCATGCCATCGCCATCTTGATGGGGGAAATGCCTGGCACGTTGGAGCCAGCCCTAGAACGGCGCCAGAAAATGCCCCACCAGCCTGCTTTCCCAGCGGCGCTCCCTTCAACCGTGCTTGAGAACCGCCCTGACATCCAGGAAGCCCAGCAGGTCTACGCAGCCTCTATGGCGCGCATTGGCATGGCGGTGGCAGACCTCTACCCCCATTTCAGCGTGCCCATCACCTTTGATCCCAACGCCTCCGCCTTTTCTGAAATGTTCACGCTTTACGGTATGGCGTGGAACTTCCTGCTGATGGCTTCCGTGCCTGTGTTGGATGGCGGGCGTATCACGTCCGAAATCCTGCAGGCGCGCGCCGCGGCTGAGGGCAGCAGGCTGGGTTACCGCCAAACTGTCCTAGATGCATTCGGCCAGGTGGAAGACACCATGACGGACTGGCAGCAGGACAATGTCCAGGTGCAGGAACGTTTGGCGGCCGCCAACCAGGCCACGCTGGCGCGCGACCAGGCGCAGGAGCTTTACGCTGCTGGCCTCACCCCCTTCCTGGATGTGCTCAACACCCAGCAGAACGCCCTTTCAGCCCAGGAAAGCGCTGTTATCACCAGGGGTGCGCGCCTTCATGACGCTGTCGCGCTCTATGTGGCCATGGGTGAAGGCTGGCAGGGCTACCGTGGGCAGACGGAACTGCCCATTCAGCGCAACGGCGGTCCATCCATCATTGAACGCGCCTTCATGCGTTGA
- a CDS encoding glycosyltransferase family protein, translating into MTSPHLFHQPLLSTKATGTPRRLIVTGGDSAYFPMISELVASIRALPNWRATDLACVDGGLKPAERQRLANVGVQVRAPQQLPLPPQARKALAKRPNLAIGLSKLWLDQLFPNHDTILWLDGDAWVQDGQALADLFTAAEAVVTGAGPQAAPTHAMASVPELFTHKPFRLRWLGWGFAQVRSILYKNSAVARLPWKVRHQAGQRPTLNGGLFALARQAPHWAVLRQWQKTILARKGNVFSSDQLAIGLTAYVSGLPMHYLPVSCNYMGPWFMRSQPGGGPVICEHYWPHKPAGIIHMAGLEAMRRPEGGLVTAFDAESGAPLQTSLRFSALHPDVPLP; encoded by the coding sequence ATGACCTCTCCCCACCTTTTTCACCAACCATTGCTGAGCACCAAAGCCACAGGCACGCCACGCCGCTTAATCGTGACGGGGGGCGACAGCGCCTATTTCCCCATGATTAGTGAACTGGTGGCCTCTATCCGCGCCTTGCCAAATTGGCGCGCGACAGACCTGGCCTGTGTGGATGGCGGCCTGAAGCCAGCAGAACGCCAACGCTTAGCCAATGTGGGTGTGCAGGTGCGCGCTCCCCAGCAGCTGCCCTTGCCGCCCCAAGCGCGCAAAGCCCTTGCCAAACGCCCCAACTTGGCCATTGGGCTTTCCAAGCTCTGGCTGGACCAGCTCTTCCCCAACCATGACACGATCCTGTGGCTGGACGGGGATGCCTGGGTGCAGGATGGTCAGGCCTTGGCGGACCTTTTCACAGCCGCTGAAGCTGTTGTCACTGGCGCTGGTCCGCAAGCAGCACCAACCCATGCCATGGCAAGCGTGCCAGAACTGTTCACTCACAAGCCTTTCAGGTTGCGTTGGCTGGGGTGGGGTTTCGCGCAGGTACGTTCAATTCTTTACAAAAACAGCGCTGTAGCGCGGCTGCCTTGGAAAGTGCGCCATCAGGCAGGGCAACGGCCCACCCTCAACGGCGGATTGTTCGCCCTGGCGCGCCAAGCACCCCATTGGGCTGTGTTGCGGCAGTGGCAGAAGACCATCCTGGCCCGCAAAGGCAACGTCTTCAGTTCCGACCAGCTTGCCATTGGGCTGACAGCCTATGTCAGCGGGCTGCCCATGCATTACCTGCCTGTGAGCTGCAATTACATGGGGCCATGGTTCATGCGCAGCCAACCAGGCGGAGGGCCTGTTATATGTGAGCATTACTGGCCCCACAAACCCGCTGGCATCATCCACATGGCCGGGCTTGAAGCCATGCGCCGCCCTGAAGGGGGGCTTGTGACGGCCTTTGATGCTGAAAGCGGCGCCCCGCTTCAGACATCGCTGCGTTTTTCAGCCCTCCATCCCGATGTACCGCTGCCTTGA
- a CDS encoding DnaJ C-terminal domain-containing protein, whose product MTADPYAVLGVPKTATDAEIKSAYRKLAKKYHPDANPGDATAEAEFKKVNNAYGLLGDKEKRARFDRGEIDADGNERAPQFSGGFGGGGFGGQAMHEEDLGAFFSDMFGGGRGGFGGGGGFRAGAMPRKGQDLHGEIHVPFDQAVLGGHQDVRIGDRTVDVTIPPGVESGNTLRLRGKGMPGRPGHDGTPGPAGDVLLRLVVGSSPRYRRDGNNLEATQDIDLRTAVLGGKVRVETPKGAVAVTVQPNSSSGTLLRLKGRGIAAHGSQPAGDLILKLAIVLGKAEPELEAFLKDHPNLGTLTGEAA is encoded by the coding sequence ATGACCGCCGATCCTTATGCCGTCCTCGGGGTGCCAAAAACCGCCACCGATGCGGAAATCAAAAGCGCTTACCGCAAATTGGCCAAGAAATACCACCCAGACGCCAATCCGGGTGATGCCACAGCTGAAGCTGAGTTTAAGAAAGTCAACAACGCTTACGGCCTGCTGGGCGATAAGGAAAAGCGCGCCCGCTTCGACCGTGGCGAGATTGATGCTGACGGCAATGAGCGTGCCCCTCAGTTCAGTGGCGGTTTTGGCGGTGGCGGCTTTGGTGGCCAAGCCATGCATGAGGAGGATCTGGGGGCTTTCTTCTCAGACATGTTCGGTGGCGGCCGTGGCGGCTTTGGAGGGGGCGGTGGTTTCCGTGCTGGCGCCATGCCCCGCAAGGGCCAAGATCTGCATGGTGAAATTCACGTTCCCTTTGACCAAGCTGTGCTGGGTGGCCACCAGGACGTGCGCATTGGGGACCGCACGGTGGATGTGACCATCCCCCCTGGGGTGGAAAGCGGCAACACCTTGCGCTTGCGCGGCAAGGGTATGCCAGGGCGCCCAGGCCATGACGGTACGCCTGGTCCAGCAGGGGACGTTTTGTTGCGCCTGGTTGTGGGCAGCAGCCCGCGCTACAGGCGCGATGGCAATAACCTGGAAGCCACGCAGGATATTGACCTGCGCACTGCAGTGCTGGGCGGCAAAGTCCGTGTGGAAACCCCCAAGGGGGCTGTGGCTGTGACCGTTCAGCCCAATTCAAGCAGCGGCACGCTGTTGCGCCTTAAAGGGCGCGGCATCGCCGCCCACGGTAGCCAGCCTGCTGGGGACCTTATCCTGAAGTTGGCTATCGTGCTGGGCAAGGCTGAGCCAGAGCTTGAGGCTTTCCTGAAAGATCACCCAAACCTAGGCACCCTGACAGGTGAAGCAGCCTAA